DNA from Paraburkholderia largidicola:
TCGACGATTTGCATCGGCACACGTTGCTGCACACGTCGAGTCTGCCGCGGGTCTGGCCGGACTGGCTGGCGAAAGTCGAGATGCCCGCACTCGTCCCCGCTGCCAACCTCACGTTCGATCACTTCTATCTCGCGTTGCAGGCTGCTGTCGATGGCATCGGCATTGCGATGGGGCCGACTGCGCTGATCGCCGACGACCTCGCTGCGGGCCGGCTCGTCATGCCATTCGATCACCCGCGTCTGCCGTCGCGCAGCTATTGCACTTATGTTCCAGATGCGAATGCGACAGATGAACTGGTCGTCACGTTTTGCGCATGGCTCGAACGGGAAGGCGGCGATTGTTCGGCATTTTCGATGACGTAATCCAGATTTGCCGATTCACGTTGGCGGATGTGGCGCATACACTGCCTGTCGGAGACTCGTAGCAATCAGGTGTCGATAGTGGACAGTGTCAATCTCGAAGTGTTGAAGTCCAGTGCGCGCTGGCTCGAACAGGGACATCGCGTGCTGCTCGTGACGGTCGTGAAGACGTGGGGCTCGTCGCCGCGTCCCGAAGGCGCGATGCTCGTCGTGCGCGACGATGGCGCGGTGGTGGGGTCGGTATCGGGCGGCTGCATCGAAGACGATCTGATCGATCGCGTACGTCAACGTGGAATCGAGCAGAAGAAGCCCGAAGTCGTGAAATACGGCATCAAGGCGGAAGAGGCGCATCGCTTCGGCTTGCCATGCGGCGGGACGATCCAGCTCGTGCTGGAGCCTTTGACGAAGGCGAGCGGCATCGCTGAACTGTGCGATGCCGTTGAAGATGGACGGCTCGTCGCGCGCACCCTCGATATGGAAACAGGTATCGCGCGTTTGAGTCACGCGCAAGCAACCGATGGCGTCGACTTCAACGACAAGCGTCTGCTGACGATACACGGCCCGCGTTACCGGATGCTGGTGATCGGCGCGGGGCAACTGTCGCGCTATCTATGCAGTATCGCCGTGGGGCTCGATTATCAGGTGACGGTGTGCGATCCGCGTGAAGCGTACACGGATGAATGGGACGTGCCCGGCACGAAAATCGTTCGCACGATGCCCGACGATACCGTGCTCGATATGAAGCTCGATGAGCGCTGCGCCGTGATCGCGCTCACGCATGATCCAAAGCTCGACGATCTCGCGCTGATGGAAGCATTGAAAACGCCTGCGTTTTACGTTGGCGCGTTGGGCTCGCGGCGCAACAACGCAGCGCGGCGCGAAAGGCTCAAGGAGTTCGATCTCAGCGAGGCGGAACTCGCGCGGCTGCATGGGCCGGTTGGGATCTATATCGGCAGCAGAACGCCGCCTGAGATCGCCGTGTCGATACTTGCCGAAGTCACGGCCGTGAAGAACGGCGTACACATGCCGGCATCGTTGCAGGTCGGAACGGCAAAGACCGCGCAGGGCAGGGCGGCGTCCATCGTCGATCCGGAACTCGCGTGCTTCGCTTAGCGCACGCCCCGAACCGGATTACTTCGCGTCAGTGGCCGTATCGAAGGGACTCAGTTGCGCGGCGGCGGCGAACATCTCCGTGAACTGATCGAGCGCCGCGAGCGTGTCGCGTCCGCTGCGCGTGATGCGGTAAAACGAAAACTCCACTTCCGGACGGATCACGTCGATGCGCACCTGGTAGTGCCGGCAAATGTGTTCGCAGAACGACGGCATGATCGCCACGCCAAGCCCTTCGTGTGCCATCGCAATCGCCGTCTGCAGATGGCCGATCACCGTGCGGCGGCCCGTCGTCACCTCTTCTTTCGACAGCGATGCCTCGATCAGCCGCTGCAACGGGTTGTCCTTCGGCAGCGTGATGAGCGGAAGCCCTTCCAGCGCGCGCCATTGCACGCCGTCGCGCGGCACCTTGCCGATGCCATGCGCGCTTTCCATCGTCGACGAGACCACGACGAGCCGCGTCGGAAAGATCGGCACGCGGTCGATGCCCGATAGCTGCGAAAAGAAAATCCCGAACGCCGCATCGAGATCGCCTTCCTCGACCATCTTCAGCAACTCGCCCGGCGGACGGTCGACGAGTTCGATCTGCGCATCGGGGTTGGTCTCCGCGAAACGCGCGAGCACTTGCGGCATCAGGCTCGCGGCGATCATCGGCGTGCAGCCCAGCAGCAGCGAGGCCTGCTTTTGCCGGCCCAACTCGTTCAACTCGATGACGGACTTTTCGAGCGTCTCGACGATCTTCATCGCCGTCGGGTAGAACAGGCGGCCCGCTTCCGTCAGCGCGACAGTGCGGGTGGTGCGCTCGAACAGGCGGCAGTTGAGCTGGGTTTCGAGTTCGCGAATGATCGCGCTCAGTGCGGCCTGGCTCAAATGCATGCTCTGCGCGGTCTTCGTGAAGCTCGATGCGTTCGCGACGCCGAGAAAGACTTTGAGTTGTTTGAGGGACAGGTTCATCGACGGCGATCCTCGAAGGCAGGGCACGGTGGGGCTGCCCGGATTCTATCGCCGTGCAGGCGTGTCCGCGACCGGGACAAGACCCGATCGCGGATACGCTGCCGCCGTGACGCGGCGCCGTTTTATGCCGCGCAAACGTTGCAACAGCGTGTTTCGACCGAAAGCGGGCGGGCGCGGCGCTCGTTACGCGAATGCGTACCGGCCTTCATCGTCGCGGACGATGGTCCGCGTGGCGCCCGTATCTTCGAGCCAGCGGACGATTTCGCGGCCGTCGCGCGTGCCCGTTGCCGACATCAACTCGGTGAAACGCTTCGGACCATGCGCGAGCGCGGCTTCGAGCGAGTCGAAGCGCGCACCCGTGAACGCCGGCGGCGTCGGCACGCGGTGTTCGAGATCGCGCTCCTCGCCCGGACGCAGCAGCGGCAGCGTGAGGTCGAAGCCGACCTTTGCCGTCACTGCCGCGCCATCGAGCGACGGATCGAGTGGCATCGCGCGCATGCCGCTGTGCATCACGAGATCGCGGTCGGCCTGGAAGCGCGTCGCGAGTGCCCAGTCCATCTGCTCATCGGAGAAGATGTCGATGTCGGGATCGACGACGAACACATGCTTGACGTTGGCGAGCGACGCGAACACGGCGGCGATCGCATTGCGCGCTTCGCCGGGCACGCGCTGTTGCATCGCGACGCGCACGTTGAACATGCCGCCCGTTGCGGGGCTCGCATACACGCTCCTGATCTCGCGCACGGCCGTTTCGAGCGCGCGCCAGACGGTCACTTCCGTGCGCAGCGCGGCGAGTTGCGCGGTATCGGTGCGCGCCATCGTGCGACCGCCGATCGTGCAGGTCTGGAACACCGCATCCTTGCGATGCGTGATGGCCGTCAGATGAAACACCGGGTTCGTCTTGATGCCGCCGTAATAGCCAAGGAATTCGCCATACGGCCCTTCCGGCTCCGCGTGGCCGCGTTCATCCAGATAGCCTTCGAGGATGAACTCCGCGTCGGCGGGGACGAGCAGATCGTTCGTCACGCATTTGACGACGCCCATCGGCGCGCCGCGCAACGCGGCGACGAGTTCGAGTTCGTCGGCGGGAATGCGCATCGTCGCGCCGATGTGGTCGATGGGATGCGTGCCGACGGCGAATGCGATCGGCAGCCGCTCGCCGCGCTTCGCGTGGGCAATGGCGATGGCGCGCAGATCCGACGGCGCGACGAGATCGACGCCCGCCGTGCGCCGGCCGCGCAGCATCAGGCGGCGAATGCCGACGTTGGTCCAGCCGGTGTCGGGATCGACGGCGAAGTCGATCGATGCGGAGATATACGGCGCGCCGTCCAGATCGTGCTGCAGATGCACGGGCAGCACAGTGAAGTCGCATTCGTCGCCCGTCAGCACGACCTGTTGCACGGGCGCTTCTTCGCGTCGCACTTCGACGAGCTTGCCTTTGCTGCGCAGACGGTCGCGCACGACTTCGAGCAGGTGCGCGGGCGTGGTGTCGAAGGCTTTGGCGAGGCGCGTACGGCTTGCCGCCACGCTGCCCGCCAGCGACACCGTGCCGCCCGCCGGCTGCTGGAACCACACCGCGCGCGGGTTGCCTTCCATGATGCGGGCGATATCGGCGAGATCGACGGGCTCGTCGCGCCGTTCGAGTTCCGTGTCGTCGAGCGACGCGAGAAAACGCCTCAGACGGAAGCGTTCGAGGTCAGGCAGTTCCGCGCCTTGCGCGGTCGAAGGAATGGCTGTCTTGGGTCTCAATGTCGTGTCCTGATGTGCAGAGTGCGACGCGGTGCGCACCCTTAGAAGCGTGCTGACAGCGCAGTGGCCGCGAGGTGCGCGGCAAAGCCGCTCGAACCTGCGGCGGACATGTCGGGCGCGAGATGCAGGAACTGCTTGACGGCGCGCAGCGTGACGGCGCTGCAGCCGAGCAGCGTGTCGGCGAGCGCATCGGCTTCGTCGTCGAGCGACGCAACGGGCACCACGCGGCTCACGAGACCGGCAACGAGCGCGTCCTGCGCCGTCAGCCGCGCGCGGCTCAGCACCATGTGCGCAACCGTCTTCACGGGAACGCGCCCGATCAGCGCGGACATGACGAGCGTCGGCGGAATGTCGCGCTCCATTTCGGGGATCTGGAAGATCGCGTCGTCGGCGGCGAGCGCGACGTCGCACACGCCTGCCAGCGCGCAGCCGACCCCGATCGCTTCGCCGCGCACCACGGACAGCACGGGCACACGCACCGCTTTCAATGCGTCGTAGAGCGCGAGCGGCGGCGCGGCGACGACGCGCCGCAACGTTTCCGCCGACGGCTTGGCGCCTTGAGGCGGCATCGGCGACTGGCGGCCTTTGCAGAAGTCCTTGCTGCTGCTGACGATACGCACGAGCTTCGTATCGTCGTCGATCGTGGTGACGGCGGCGATGATGGCATCGCTCATCGGCTGATCGATCAGATTGCCGTTCTCAGGCCGGTCGAGCACGATGTCGAGCAGCGCGCCTTTGCGGCGGATAGCGACGGATTCAGTTGACATGTGCGCCTCCTTGAGCGCGATGGATGTATTCCCAGACTACTTTCGGCGTGGCGGGCATCGCGAGTTCATCGTTGCCGTACTCGCGCAGCGCATCGGCGAGCGCGTTGAAAATCGTCGCTGTTGCAGGTGTGATGCCGCTTTCGCCGCCGCCTTTCACGCGCAGCGGATTGCCATGCGTCGGGTCTTCCGTCAGTTCCACATTGAGCGGCGGAATCACGCCGGCGCGCGGCATGCCGTAATCCATGTACGAACCTGTCAGCACCTGCCCCGTATCGCGATCCACGTAGAAGCCTTCGGAAAGCGCCTGGCCGATGCCTTGCGCGAGCCCGCCATGCACCTGACCTTCGACGATCAGCGGGTTGATCGGCTGCCCCACGTCGTCGACGGACGTGTAGTTGACGAGTTCCACCATGCCCGTATCGGGGTCCACTTCGAGCTCGCAGATGGCGGCGCCCGTGGGATGCGCGGGAACACGCGTGTTGACTTCGGCGTGTGCGTAGAGCTTTTTCATCGACGGGTCGCCGGGCACGCCGTCCTTTGAAACTTGGCGCGCAACTTCGGCGAGACTGATCCGCTTGCCCGAGGCGGACGCGGTGAACGACGCATTTGCGAATTCGACGTCGGATGCGTCCACGCCGAACAGCGCGGCGGCCACCTGCTTGCCCGTTGCGACGATCTGCTGCGCGGTATCGACGAGCAGCATGCCGCCCAGGCGCATCGTGCGGTCCGAGTGGCTGCCGCCGCCGACGCTCACGAAGGCCGTGTCGCCCGTGCGCAGCGTCACGGCTTCCATCGGCACGCCGAGCTGATGCGCGATGACCTGCGCGAACGTGGTTTCGTGGCCCTGGCCCGTCGACTGCGTGCCCGACACGATATCGACGCTGCCGTCCGCGCGTACCGTCAGTTCGATGCGCTCGCGCGGCGCGCCGACGGGCGACTCGATGTAGTTCGCCAGGCCGATACCGCGCAAGCGGCCGTTTGCCCGCGATTGCGCACGGCGCGTCTCGAAGCTGTCCCACTGCGCGAGCGTCAGCGCGCGCGCCATGTTGCGCTCGAATTCGCCGCTGTCGTACGTGAGGCCCATCGGGCTGCGGTACGGCAGCTTGTCGTGCGTGACGAGATTGCGCCGGCGAATTTCCGCGCGCTCGATACCGAGTTCGGCAGCGGCGAGATCGAGCATGCGTTCGATCACATGCGTCGCTTCGGGCCGGCCCGCGCCGCGATAGGGCGCAGTCGGCACCGTGTTGGTCATGACGGCGCTGACGTGCACGGCGGCCACGGGCACGTCGTAGACGGTCGTCATGATGCGCGTGCCATTCGACATCGGCACGTAGGACACCGTATGCGCGCCGACGTTGCCGATCCATTCGTTGTCGATGGCGAGAATGCGGCCGTCTTTCGAAAAGCCGATTGCGGAACGGATGATCGCGTCGCGGCCCTGATAGTCGGACAGGAATGCTTCGCTGCGGTCGCTCGTCCACTTCACCGGCCTTCCGATGCGTCGCGCGGCCCACACCACAGCCAGTTGCTCGACGTAGACGAACGAGCGTGGTCCGAAGCCACCGCCCGTATCGGGGCAGACGACGCGCATCCGGGCAGGCGGCACTTTCAACGCGGCGGCCAGCACCAGTTGCTGGCGCACTGCGCCCTGACTGCCGGAGATCAGCGTGTAGACGTCGTTGGCCGCGTCGTGCATGCCGATCGCGCTGCGCGGCTCCATCTGGCAATTGACGAGCCGGCTGTGATGAAACTCACGGCGGATCACGTGATCCGCTTCCGCGAGAATCTTGCGCGCGGCTTCGCGGTCGCCGATCTGCGTCTGGAAGCACAGGTTGCCCGGCGCGCCGTCCCACAGTTGCGGCGCGTCGGGCTGCATCGCGTCGGCGCCGTTGATGACGGCATCGAGCACGTCGTAATCGACTTCGATCAGCTCCGACGCATTGCGCGCCTGCAACGGCGTTTCGGCGATCACCATCGCGATCGCCTCGCCGACATAGCGCACGCGGTCGACGGGCAGCGGAATATGAAGCTGATTGAAGATCGAACCCGTCAGCGACGTGAGGAAAGCCTTCTTCGTCGCGTCGACGGCGTCGACGGGATTCGGCACATGATCGACGCCCTGAAAGCCATCGTCGAGATAGTCCTGGCCGACCAGCACGGCGATCACGCCGGGCGCTTGCTGCGCGGCGCTGATATCGACAGAACGCAATCCTGCATGCGCGTGAGGCGAGCGCAGAAAGGCCGCATGCAGCTGGCCATCGACGCGAATATCGTCGGTGTACTGGCCGTTGCCCGTCACGAAGCGCTGGTCTTCGACGCGAGGTATCGGTTTGCCGATCATGACGCGTGTTCCTCCGTCTTCGCGAAGGGCGCTTCGGGGTACATCTCGCGTGCGGCGTGGCGCACCGCTTCGATGATGTTCACGTAGCCCGTGCACCGGCAGATGTTGCCTTCCAGCGCGTGACTGATGCTCGCCACATCGAGCGCCGGTTCCTTGCGCAGATAGAACGCGCTGGCCATGATCATGCCGGGCGTGCAAAAGCCGCACTGCAGGCCGTGGCACTGCACGAACGCATTCTGCACAGGGTGCAGCTTGCCGCCGCATTGCGCGCTCAGACCTTCGACGGTCACGACCTGTCCGCCGCTCGCCTGAGCCGCGAGCACCGTGCAGGACTTGACGGCGTTACCGTCGAGATGAACGGTGCACGCGCCGCATTGGCTCGTATCGCAGCCAACATGCGTGCCCGTCAGCCGCACATGCTCGCGCAGAAATTCGACGAGCAGCGTGTTGTCGGGCACGGCGTGCGAGACGTCCGTGCCGTTCACCTGAAGCTGGACTTCAACCATGATTCACCTGTCTTTCCCGTTCGTGCAGCGTGCTCATTCGGCAGCGGGTTCGTTCGCTGCGCTGAGCGTCGCGTTGAAGCGCTTGAAGAACTCGGCCGCGAGCTTGTTCGCCACCGACGTGACGAGCCGCGAGCCGATCTGCGCGAGCTTGCCGCCCACCTGCGCTTCGGCCACGTAAGTGAGCAGCGTGCCGTCTTCGGCATCGGCGAGCGTGACGGTCGCCGTCATCTTGCCGAAGCCCGCAATGCCGCCTTCGCCCTGGCCGAGAATCCGGTAGCCATTCGGCGCATCGCGTTCGGACAGTTCGAGCGTGCCCTTGAAGCGCGCTTTCACGGGCCCGACGGAGGCGACCACGACGGCCTTGTACTCGTCTTCGTTTTCCGCCGTGAAGGCTTCGCAGCCGGGAATGCATTCCTGCAGCACGGCCGGGTCGTTGAGTCCTTGCCATACCTGTTCGCGCGATGCCGCGATGGTTTGCGATCCGGTGAATTCCATCCTGTTCTCCTGAATTGAGCGGCGTCGTTACGACGCGAGCAGCGCCTGCAATGCGCGGCGGGTATAGGTTTCGATCAGATGTGCGCGATACGATGCGGACGCGTTGGCGTCGTCGGGCAGCATGTCGCGGTCGATCCACAGCGATGCGAGCGCGGCTTCCGACAAGTCCTGTTGCAACGCGGCTTCCGCATCGAGCCAGCGGAACACCGACGCGCCCGCGCCCGTCACGGCGACGCGCACGGCATCGTCGTACTGCGCGATGAACACGCCCGTCACCGCATAACCCGATGCTGGGTGCCGGTACTTCGCATAGGCAGCGCGGCGCGGAATGGCGAACTCGATCGCGGTGACGAGTTCGTCGGCTTCGAGCGCGGTTTCGAATGTGTCGATGAAATAGTCGTCGGCGGGAATGCGTCGCTGCGACGAGGTGATGATGTGCGCGTTCAGCGCGAGCACGGCGGACGGATAGTCCGCTGCCGGGTCGTTGTTCGCGACCGATCCGCCCATCGTGCCGCGGTTGCGCACCTGCGGATCGGCGATCACGCTGGCCAGATGCGCGAGCGCGGGAATCGCTTCGCGCACGACATCGGAGGCGGCCACTTCCGCGTGCTTCATCAGCGCGCCGACATGCAGCGTGTCGCCGCGCACTTCGATGCCGCGCAGTTCGCCGATGCGCGTGAGGTCGATCAGATGCGACGGCGCGGCGAGGCGTTGCTTGAGTGTCGGGATCAGCGTCATGCCGCCCGACAGCGGCCGCGCTTCGTCATGCTCGCGCAACCAGGCGACCGCTTCGTCAAGCGACGCTGCGCGCAGATAAGTCGTCTCGTACATGTTGTCTCCTGCGGCATGCGTGTGGTCATCGCGCATGCCTGACTTCTGTGTTGACCGCTATGGCCCGCTATGGTCCGCTATGGTCCGCTACGGTCCGCTATGGTCCGTTAGGCTCCGAGAGCCAGTTTTCCAGCGCAGTGGCGAGCGCGACGGGCACTTCGTACATCGGGTAATGTCCCGCGTTCCGCAGCGTTTCCAGCGTGGCGTTCGGATACCACGCGAGCCATGTGCGCGTCATCAGGTCTGCCGTGATGGTCGGATCATGCTCGCCGACGAAGAGCTTCACAGGCGTCGGGTTGCCGTCGACCTGCGCGGCGAAGTCTCCTGTGGCCCATTGCGGCAGATAGCCCGCGAACGCTTCGCGCCGCGAGTCGCGCAGCGACAGTTGCGCGAGATGCGCGCTCCACGGCGACGCGAGCCGGCTGCCCGTCGAAAAGTGAATGATGCCGGCGCGCTTCGCGACGTCGTCGATGCAGGCGGAAAACATCGCGACGCGCGCTTCGTCCATGCGCGAGCCGCACGCGGGCACGGCGGATACGCCCGCCATTTTGACGATCCGCTCGGGCGCGGCGAGCAGCACGCGCTGCATCGCCATGCCGCCCATCGAATGGCCGATCAGGCTGAAGCGCTGCCAGTCGAGATGATCCGCGAGCGCGAGCACGTCGCGCGCGGCTTCGTCGAACGTGAACGCGCCGTCGATATCACGCGACAGCCCATAGCCGCGATAGTCGAAGAACGCATAGGAGAAGCGTTCGGCATCGAGCGCCGGCGTGAGCGCGTGCCAGTCGGCGGCACTGCCGAACCAGCCGTTCAGTGCGATGACCTTGTGCGGGCCGTGTCCGAATTGCCGGAAACCGTTGAGCGTCGTCATGGTTCAATGCTCCCCGGCCGCGAGTGGATACGGCAGCGCGGCAGCGATGCGCCCGCGGCATTCGCCGAAGCCGATCGATACGGCACCCGGCGCACTGGCGCGCGCGCTCAACACGATCTCGTCGCCGTCTTCGAGGGCAATGCGCGATTCGCCGGTCGGCAGCGCGAGCGGCTTCTTGCCCGCTTCGCTGAGTTCCGTCAGGCAAGCGCGCGATGCGTCGCTGGCGCCCGAAATCGTGCCGCTGCCGAGCAGATCGCCCGTGCGCAGATTGCAGCCGTTGCTCGTGTGATGCGCGATCATCTGCGCAAAGGTCCAGTACAGATTGTCGGGCTGCGTGTGCGTGATCTGCATGGCGGGCATGCGATCGCTGCGCATCGCGGCGGTGGACAGATGCGCGTAGAGGTCCAGATTCAGGCCGCCGCGTTGCTGATCGTGCGCGCCGCGCAGATGCGGCAGGATCGCGGGATCGCCCGCTGCGCGTGATGGCGCAGCCTTGCGGAACGGCGCGAGCGCTTCTTCCGTGACGAGCCACGGCGATACGCTGGAATGGAAGCTTTTACCGAGGAACGGACCCAGCACCTGTTCGAACCACTGAATGCTTTTGGCCGACCAGTCGTTGAGCAGGCAATAGCCGAACACGTGATTGCGCGCGTCGTCAATCGCAATGGGGCGCGTCAACGCATTGCCACGACCGATGACGGCCGCCAGTTCCAGTTCGAAATCGAGCATCGGCGCGGGGCCGAAACACACGTTGCCGTCGGCGTCGCGGAACTGGCCGTACGGGCGCCGCACGTCGCCGCCGCTCACGCGTAACGAAGAAGCGCGACCGTGATAGGCAATCGGAAGCGATTTGAAAGCAGCAGGCAGCGGATCGGCGAGACCTTTGTAGCGGCCATGGCGCTCGGTGTGATGCAGCGAGGTCAGAAAGTCCGTGTAGTCGCCGATCGCGCACGGCAGCGTCAACTCGACGTCGGTCACGCGCGGCAGCACGGCGTCGATCGATGAGGCGAGGCGCGAACGCGCGGGCGCATCGTGTTTCAGCAGATCCGACAGCGCCGCGCGCAGCGCGCTCACATGGCGCGCATCGAGCGCCATCAGCGCGTTCAGCGTGCTGTCACAGGCCGACGCGCAGGCGATCGCCGCGTCGCCGTCGAGCAGGGCCAGATCGTGCAGCGCGCGCAGATCGACGACGCGGTCGCCGATCGCCACGCCCGTGCGGATTTCGCCGCTGCGCGCAAACGCGCCGAACGGCAGGTTCTGAATGGGGAAATCCGTGTCGGCAGCATTTGCCGATTCGATCCAGCTTCGCCGCGCCGGATCGTGCGTGATATTCAGTGCACTCATGCGGGGCGTGTCTCCGATACAGCTTTATCTTTTTCAGCGGTCCAGGCGTCGAGCGCCGGCCGAGCTCGCATTTTATAGCCTGCCAGCTCTTCGACGGGCGCAACCGGGACGGTCAGCTCGACGCGCAGTCCGTTCGGATCGAAGAAATAAATGGAGCGCACGAAATGATGGTCGGTGACGCCGAGCACGTCGATACCATGTTCGATCAGGCGCGCTTTCATCGCTTCGAGCTGTTCGAGCGTTTCGAGCCGCAGCGCGATGTGATTGACCCACGAAGGCGTGTTCGGCGAGGGCAAGGCAGCCGTCGCATCGCCGAGGTCGAAGAACGCGATGTTCGACCCGTCGGCCATTTCGAAGAACACGTGCACATACGGGCAGTATTCGCCCGTGCTCGGCACGCGGTCGAGGCGGATCACATGGACGAGCTGCAGGCCGAGAATGTCTTCGTAGAAATGGCGCGTTTCTTCGGCGTCGCGGCAGCGCCACGCAAAATGATGCAGGCCGAGCACGGGCGCCGGGCTGGAGTTGGACACGGTGTCTCCTTGTAATGCGGTTCGTACAGGCTGTCGTGGTGCCGTATCAGACTTCGACGCTGTCGACGTCGTATTCGAACAGCCAGTTGTAGCGCTCTTTCAC
Protein-coding regions in this window:
- a CDS encoding XdhC family protein, whose translation is MDSVNLEVLKSSARWLEQGHRVLLVTVVKTWGSSPRPEGAMLVVRDDGAVVGSVSGGCIEDDLIDRVRQRGIEQKKPEVVKYGIKAEEAHRFGLPCGGTIQLVLEPLTKASGIAELCDAVEDGRLVARTLDMETGIARLSHAQATDGVDFNDKRLLTIHGPRYRMLVIGAGQLSRYLCSIAVGLDYQVTVCDPREAYTDEWDVPGTKIVRTMPDDTVLDMKLDERCAVIALTHDPKLDDLALMEALKTPAFYVGALGSRRNNAARRERLKEFDLSEAELARLHGPVGIYIGSRTPPEIAVSILAEVTAVKNGVHMPASLQVGTAKTAQGRAASIVDPELACFA
- a CDS encoding LysR family transcriptional regulator is translated as MNLSLKQLKVFLGVANASSFTKTAQSMHLSQAALSAIIRELETQLNCRLFERTTRTVALTEAGRLFYPTAMKIVETLEKSVIELNELGRQKQASLLLGCTPMIAASLMPQVLARFAETNPDAQIELVDRPPGELLKMVEEGDLDAAFGIFFSQLSGIDRVPIFPTRLVVVSSTMESAHGIGKVPRDGVQWRALEGLPLITLPKDNPLQRLIEASLSKEEVTTGRRTVIGHLQTAIAMAHEGLGVAIMPSFCEHICRHYQVRIDVIRPEVEFSFYRITRSGRDTLAALDQFTEMFAAAAQLSPFDTATDAK
- a CDS encoding UbiD family decarboxylase yields the protein MRPKTAIPSTAQGAELPDLERFRLRRFLASLDDTELERRDEPVDLADIARIMEGNPRAVWFQQPAGGTVSLAGSVAASRTRLAKAFDTTPAHLLEVVRDRLRSKGKLVEVRREEAPVQQVVLTGDECDFTVLPVHLQHDLDGAPYISASIDFAVDPDTGWTNVGIRRLMLRGRRTAGVDLVAPSDLRAIAIAHAKRGERLPIAFAVGTHPIDHIGATMRIPADELELVAALRGAPMGVVKCVTNDLLVPADAEFILEGYLDERGHAEPEGPYGEFLGYYGGIKTNPVFHLTAITHRKDAVFQTCTIGGRTMARTDTAQLAALRTEVTVWRALETAVREIRSVYASPATGGMFNVRVAMQQRVPGEARNAIAAVFASLANVKHVFVVDPDIDIFSDEQMDWALATRFQADRDLVMHSGMRAMPLDPSLDGAAVTAKVGFDLTLPLLRPGEERDLEHRVPTPPAFTGARFDSLEAALAHGPKRFTELMSATGTRDGREIVRWLEDTGATRTIVRDDEGRYAFA
- a CDS encoding enoyl-CoA hydratase/isomerase family protein — translated: MSTESVAIRRKGALLDIVLDRPENGNLIDQPMSDAIIAAVTTIDDDTKLVRIVSSSKDFCKGRQSPMPPQGAKPSAETLRRVVAAPPLALYDALKAVRVPVLSVVRGEAIGVGCALAGVCDVALAADDAIFQIPEMERDIPPTLVMSALIGRVPVKTVAHMVLSRARLTAQDALVAGLVSRVVPVASLDDEADALADTLLGCSAVTLRAVKQFLHLAPDMSAAGSSGFAAHLAATALSARF
- a CDS encoding xanthine dehydrogenase family protein molybdopterin-binding subunit; the encoded protein is MIGKPIPRVEDQRFVTGNGQYTDDIRVDGQLHAAFLRSPHAHAGLRSVDISAAQQAPGVIAVLVGQDYLDDGFQGVDHVPNPVDAVDATKKAFLTSLTGSIFNQLHIPLPVDRVRYVGEAIAMVIAETPLQARNASELIEVDYDVLDAVINGADAMQPDAPQLWDGAPGNLCFQTQIGDREAARKILAEADHVIRREFHHSRLVNCQMEPRSAIGMHDAANDVYTLISGSQGAVRQQLVLAAALKVPPARMRVVCPDTGGGFGPRSFVYVEQLAVVWAARRIGRPVKWTSDRSEAFLSDYQGRDAIIRSAIGFSKDGRILAIDNEWIGNVGAHTVSYVPMSNGTRIMTTVYDVPVAAVHVSAVMTNTVPTAPYRGAGRPEATHVIERMLDLAAAELGIERAEIRRRNLVTHDKLPYRSPMGLTYDSGEFERNMARALTLAQWDSFETRRAQSRANGRLRGIGLANYIESPVGAPRERIELTVRADGSVDIVSGTQSTGQGHETTFAQVIAHQLGVPMEAVTLRTGDTAFVSVGGGSHSDRTMRLGGMLLVDTAQQIVATGKQVAAALFGVDASDVEFANASFTASASGKRISLAEVARQVSKDGVPGDPSMKKLYAHAEVNTRVPAHPTGAAICELEVDPDTGMVELVNYTSVDDVGQPINPLIVEGQVHGGLAQGIGQALSEGFYVDRDTGQVLTGSYMDYGMPRAGVIPPLNVELTEDPTHGNPLRVKGGGESGITPATATIFNALADALREYGNDELAMPATPKVVWEYIHRAQGGAHVN
- a CDS encoding (2Fe-2S)-binding protein, giving the protein MVEVQLQVNGTDVSHAVPDNTLLVEFLREHVRLTGTHVGCDTSQCGACTVHLDGNAVKSCTVLAAQASGGQVVTVEGLSAQCGGKLHPVQNAFVQCHGLQCGFCTPGMIMASAFYLRKEPALDVASISHALEGNICRCTGYVNIIEAVRHAAREMYPEAPFAKTEEHAS
- a CDS encoding SRPBCC family protein, with amino-acid sequence MEFTGSQTIAASREQVWQGLNDPAVLQECIPGCEAFTAENEDEYKAVVVASVGPVKARFKGTLELSERDAPNGYRILGQGEGGIAGFGKMTATVTLADAEDGTLLTYVAEAQVGGKLAQIGSRLVTSVANKLAAEFFKRFNATLSAANEPAAE
- a CDS encoding FAD binding domain-containing protein yields the protein MYETTYLRAASLDEAVAWLREHDEARPLSGGMTLIPTLKQRLAAPSHLIDLTRIGELRGIEVRGDTLHVGALMKHAEVAASDVVREAIPALAHLASVIADPQVRNRGTMGGSVANNDPAADYPSAVLALNAHIITSSQRRIPADDYFIDTFETALEADELVTAIEFAIPRRAAYAKYRHPASGYAVTGVFIAQYDDAVRVAVTGAGASVFRWLDAEAALQQDLSEAALASLWIDRDMLPDDANASASYRAHLIETYTRRALQALLAS
- a CDS encoding alpha/beta fold hydrolase — encoded protein: MTTLNGFRQFGHGPHKVIALNGWFGSAADWHALTPALDAERFSYAFFDYRGYGLSRDIDGAFTFDEAARDVLALADHLDWQRFSLIGHSMGGMAMQRVLLAAPERIVKMAGVSAVPACGSRMDEARVAMFSACIDDVAKRAGIIHFSTGSRLASPWSAHLAQLSLRDSRREAFAGYLPQWATGDFAAQVDGNPTPVKLFVGEHDPTITADLMTRTWLAWYPNATLETLRNAGHYPMYEVPVALATALENWLSEPNGP